The sequence GCGGTTTCGGTTATGGAAAAGAAGGGTTCTATTGCATTCCCCATGCAATTCTCGAGAGGTTTTGAGATGGATAAGAAGGTGAAGAAGTGGGAAGATGAGTGGCAGAAGTTGCCTTACATTTCTCCATATGAGGATGCTTCTCATCTTCTGCCAAAGAGTGATGAATCGGATAAGTGGGCGGTCGCGGTTTTGCATGAGCTGCTTCATATTCTTGTGCCAAAGAGGACTGAGAGGGATAATTTGCTGTTGCTTGGAGACTATCTGGGGCTTCGGTCGAGGTTTAAGAGAGCGTTGCTTCAACACCCgggtatattttatatttccactaAGATTGGAACCTACACTGTGGTTTTGAAGGAGGGTTACAAGAGGGGTTTGCTAGTTGAGGATCATCCGTGGATGCAAATGAGGAATCGGTATATTCACCTCATGAACATGGTGAAGGAAGGTGGTAAACCGGCGGTTAGTGTGCCGGGTGGaagtaatgaaaagaaaaagcagACAGGTATTGATGAAAAGGAGAGAGCAGAGGAAGATGAAAGTGGGGAAGAATATGAAGGGGCGTTGTCTGATTCGTCTGATGCTGAGGTCGAGGATGCTAGTGACGATGagtatgatgatgatgatgatgatgatgaaaacGAGAGTCGGAGAGGTGTTCGAAAAAATGTTGCAGAGAATAGAGGAAGAAAAGCTAGGAAAATGAATTTGGATGTGAAGGGGCCTTCTAGAAAATCTGagtatgatgatgatgatgaagatggaaACAAGAGTCAGAGAGGTGTTCGAAGAAATGTTGCGGATAATAGAGGAAGAAAAGCTAGGCAAATGAATTTGGATGTGAGGGGGGCTTATAGAAAATCTGAGTacaatgatgatgaagatggaaACAAGGGTCAGAGAGGTTTTCGAAAAAATGTTGCAGATGATAGAGGAAGAAAAGCTTGGAAAATGAATTTGGATGTGAGGGGGCTTTCTAGAAGATCCGagtatgatgatgatgaagatggaaACAAGAGTCAGAGAGGTGTTCGAAAAAATGTTGCAGATCATAGAGGAAGAAAAGATTGGAAAATGAATTCGGATGTGAAGGGTTCTTCTAGAAAATATGAAATCGAAAGGGAAGCTGGAAAAAGACCTCGAAAGACGAAGGAAGAAGTTCCATCAAGAACTAAGATGCATGATGGGAATAATGCCTTGGTGAGTTCACGTGAGAGGTCAAGTGTACCTAAACGCAGAGGGAGGTCATTGCCAGACAAGAGGACTTCTACATAGTGATGATTCTGAGAACTTGCTGCAACAACATGTAAGCAGGTTTGCTTCATGTTAACGATTGTCTTTATCATGAGTTTGCAAATTTAGTTTACTTGCTTAGAATGTTTTGATATTGTGATTGAGTTAATTGATTACATCTATAGTAGAGCTTCTATAAAGATACATACCTACAAACGTAGTGGAAATAAAATATGATTCAACTAAATCTTAATATCAAACAGAAAGATAAGTAAAAAAGCAAGAGCGGAGATCCTATAGAAACCATCAACTTGAAAACCTTTTCTCTTATCTGGTTCCCAACACATCTTATCGTCCCCACTCCCCCTTGATTGAGGCACCATAAATCGTATCTTGCTTAGCCCTTATAAAATTGACATCCCAATGGAGAAAACCATCGGTAAACTTTAATAAATCAGCTACACTATTataattacttatcaaaaaataaataaataagctacACTCTCCTCCTTCTCACGGCTAATcttaaataattttggaaaacaTCTTGCAAGAGAATTCTCCCCACATTACCGATCATGCCAAAACTTCACCTTAGATCCATCCCCGACCTCTACTTGAATGTAACGTGTGAAAGTGGGCCAACCCTGTCTAACATTCTTCCACAAACTTACTCCATAAGGGCCAGGAGTTGGTTTGGAGCACCAacacccaaccaccaccaccaccccccccccccccccaaaaaaaaaaaaaaatcacaaccatTAGTCACTTCTATCACTTTCCTTCAAAGTGAATCCCTCTCGATCCCAAACCTCCACAACCACTTTCCTAGCAAAACTTCATTGAAATACCTCAAATTTCTGATAGCCAATCCACCTGCTGAAAGAGGATCATAAACCTGATTCCAATTAACCAAATGAAATTTCGACTCATCCCCCAAACCACTCCATAAGAAATTTCGTTGGAGCTGTTCAATCTGGTTAGCCACCTTATTAGTACTAATGGGAAATAAAGAGAGGAAATAGGTCAGCAAATTAGATAGAAtacttttaattaaagtgactATACCTCCCTTGGATAAGTAAACCTGTTTCCATCCCGCCAATCTCCTTTTCACCTTCTCTTCCATATTGTCTTCTCTCTAAATTTGGCACCCAGAAGTATATCTAAATATTTCATTGGGAGCGAACCCTGCTTGCAGCCTAAAACATCCACCAACATCTCAAtattagaagaaaattttatttgtctaaaGGTGGGAGGATTACCCTTCTATACGTTTTACATTCTTTTGGTCATAAAATATGGTGTAGTGGGAAGGGATAAAAGTCTGTAGGTAGGATATGTATGAAGGGCGATgctttaaaaagttatttatttctgtttaaagataaaaataagctcatccaaacaATCCAATGAAATTCctgaattggaaaaaaaattaagggatgGTGGagaacaaaagaacaaaagctAACCTCATTTGAAACATCAAATACTCCATCTTGAATCTTCTTGTAAATGGTAGCAGCTGTTTTTATGAATGCCTGCagaaaaattatttactatCTAAAACTGAGAAAGGTAACGGCAAAAATCCAAACCTCAATTCACATATATTGTTGAAGATTCTGAGGATTTTGTTACAAGGCACTTTCCAACATATCAGTAATATTTATTCTTACCTCAACATTCTGAGCAGTTTTAgcagaaaattttatttgtctaaaGGTGGGAGGATTACCCTTCTATACGTTTTACATTCTTTTGGTCATAAAATATGGTGTAGTGGGAAGGGATAAAAGTCTGTAGGTAGGATATGTATGATAAATTTAAGTAACATTTAGTAAATTGGAATATGGCATGTACAATTATTCAGTCTACAGGTATGGGCCTAAGAAAGTTGAGCGCTTTAATGAAGCTTAGTAGGAGAAATTGTTGTGGCTATGCTGAGAGTAGCAGAGCCATCTTTTGAGACATACTACTGGTGTGGAATATGGGGAAACCTGAGGAAGTGGTCATCTGTAATGGTGAGATGGCCACTTGGTTTATGTTTGTGGAAAGCCATTAGCAGTGGTTGGGAGTTGTTTTTAGGATTTGTTCAGTATGTAGTGGGGGAAAGTAGCTGGAATCATCTTTGGTATGACCCCGCAATTCTGTTCCTGATTTTATTTCTAGTATTATATACTTATGTTGAGGTTCAAGGAAAAGGGATAGCCGTTGACCCCTCACCTTGAATTCTCGGGTGAAATGATTTAAGTGTCAAGGCTTTGGACATGTTGCTGCCAAATGCTCCACTAGGCCCCTTGTCATGTTTGAACAAAAGAAGGAAGGTGATGAGGACGACCTAGAAGAAGAAGTCTATGAACCTGACCTTACCCTTGATGATATTGATGATATAGAGTGTGAGACACTCGACATGGTTGCATTCAAATGATACCACCTCGTAACAAATCTCTTGAGAGTAGTCTTGAGAAGGCAAAGAGTGAGAACTCCATTTCCCATTTCTCCCAATTTGCATATGATAGTCCCATCACTAGAGGCAAAAGTCCATTTGGGGTCAAGCCTAGGCAACCTTTAGGTACACTTCCTTTTTCATACCAAGATAGAACACTTGACTCCATAGGAACATGTAAGCATCCAGAGGTCAGTAGACAATCTCAAGAAAGTAATAATCCATATAAGAGTCAGGCTAATTCAAATTATAAGAAATTTCAAGAATTTCAAGTTAGGGATTATGTCATGGTTTCAATAAGGCAACTGCAAGCCTGTAGTACTAGACCACTCAAAGTGTCAAAAAGGGTTGAACCAAACACGTATTAATAATTTTCCAACTGATTACAAAGGTAGCTCCACCTCTAATACTGAGAATTTGGTTACTTATAAAGGTCCAGTAGTCTATCACTTTCCCCATGACCTTGTTAAAGCTCCTTTGACTCATCTAACACCACAAAACATCTTACCAGCACGTAATGATAATATTGATGCTATTTTGGATGAGCAAATTATTCCTGATTCGTTTTGTGGAAGGGGAGACCAGAATCGGACTGTACCTGGATAACTAGAGAAGAGTTGCTGTATTATCCAAAGCTAtacttgccagggtcgagtctTTCCCACCCCAGGAGAGTTGATAAGGACATCAAGATGCACCAAGATTAGTgctaatttaaatttcaaaatttgaaatttcatttatgtcagttatcttctttttttttttttttttgagaaacagcaCTGTGGTGCAATAGATTAAGAAATACCCGCTAAGTTAGCATGGTAAGAAGTCATTACACCAGATGGAATATCTTTTATCCATATTACACAATTTGTCAAATTAAAAGCTAATTGAGCCAAATTATGTGCAACTGTGTTGCCCTCTCTCTTAGTGTGAGAGTAGGACAATTTTGAGAACCCAGAAGATATATCTAAGGAATCCTGTAGCAGTGAACCAAACGGGGCTAGTCCAGTGTTCTTGAAATTCAGCGCCTTCATCACCAGTAGAGAGTCTCCCTCTAGAACGGCATCTTTAATATCCATCTCTCTAGCAAACTCAAGGGCTTTGTTGGCAGCCAAAGCTTCGATTTCTACTGGCTGGAGCTGTTGTGAAATCCGGGCAGCCATGGAAGCCATAACAAGTCCCTTCCTGTCACGAATGATTACTCCCAGTCCAGAACATTTGTCCTCGGCAAAGATGGCACCatcaaaattgattttaaaCGTTTCCTTGTCAGGAGGTTTCCACCGTGCCCTTCTCCCCGGTCTACTGGGGAGTGGTGCGATTTTCAGCACTTAGAACTCAACAAAGCTGTCGTGAGCCCACTGTGAGATTTGGTTAAGGGGACGATGGTTTTGTTGAGTTCATACCTGGTTTCTTTGGTGCCATATGGTCCAAATATTGAATGCAAACAGTACCGGATTcctttgatgataaaaaaccaAGGCCAGGAGCTCGCTGAAGCTTAAAAAGCTCCGTTGGCTCCGACAACTCCACATGCTATTTTCTCCCCAAACTCCGCCCAGCATTTTGCAACTCCGCATCGCGTGCAAAGCGTCTTCAGTTTCTTCCTTGCATCGATCATAGCACTGCTCTGTAATAATTGTTCGCCGGAATAGATTACACTTCGACGGGAGAGAGTTACGGCTAGCCCTccaaattagattttttattttatttgggcaTTCAAGAGCCCAAATCTTCTTCCAAAGCCCTATCTCACGGTCTTGATTCACATCCACCTGAAAACCAACTTCATCTTCTTTCCAGAACCGGTAGCCGGTTTTACAACTATACCTCCCATCATGCTCCCACGGCCAATACATAGAGTCCTCCGTGTCTTTTTTAGCCAACgggattttctttatttcttcagCTTCTTGTGGTGCAAAAATTCCATCTATCATCGCAGTGTTCCATGTTCTAGTTTCCTCATTAATTAAGCAATCCACTGTGGCTTCTTCCATTGTTTCCACCATTGGAGAGAGTATCTTGGTTGGATGTTTTCGGGGCAGCCAATGGTGTTGCCAAATTTATATGGACTTTCCATTCCCCACCCTCCAGCAAGCACCATCTAGGATAACATCCCGGCCATGTAGTATACTTTTCCAAGCGTAGGACCCGAAACTTGTTTCCTTAGATTCTAAAAGAGAGTGATTAGGGAAGAACTTTGCCTTGAAAACTTTGTAGAAGAGGGTTTCCTTATTGTGCAAGAGCCGCCACCCTTGTTTCGCCAAAAGGGCGTCATTAAAATGAGCCAAGTCGCGAAAACCCATACCACCTACCATTTTTGATTTAGTCAATTTGCTCCATCGgatccaatgaattttccttttatttcccctttgcccccaccaaaacttcttTATCATTGCCTCAATGTCGTCACAAAGACCCAAAGGTTATTTGAAGCATCCCATAATATAAGCAGGGATAGCTTGGATCACGGATTTGATTAAAACCTATCTACCAGCTTGAGAAAGCAATTTACCCTCCCATCCTTGGAGTTTTCTCCAAACCCtttcttttatgtaattgaaACTAGCATTTTTTCCTCTACCTACAAAAGAGggaagacccaaatatttctcataagaCTTCACTTCTTGGACTTGGAAGAGATTCTTTATGCTTGATTTTGCTTCATCTGTGGTGGATTTACTAAAGAAGATTGCAGTCTtatctttgttaattttttgccCTGACCAAGACTCATAATCACCCAATATCTTCAACACATTATGGCAATCCTCAAAGATTGACCTATAGAAAAGcagactatcatctgcaaaaaacaaATGGGTTAGCTTAAGGCCTCGTTTGCACAAGGAAAAGCCCTTGATATCGCCATTCCTCGCCGAGTGTTTTATGAGAGCATGAAGTCCTTCCatacataaaaggaaaaggaaaagagataGGGGGTCTCCTTGCCTAATTCCTTTCTCAGGGTGGATCATCCTAATTGGCTCCCCATTCACCATAATAGAGTATGACACCGTTTTCACACAACTCATCATGAGAGCAACCCATCtagcacaaaaacccattttctccAAAAGCCTCTCCAAATACACCCATTCCACCCGATCATAGGTTTTACTCATATCTAATTTGATAGCCAAAAACCCATGTTTCCCTGAATTATGTTGTTTCATATGATGGAGGGTCTCAAAACCAACCATAATATTATCTGAAATTAGTCTTTCCTTAGCAAAGGCAAATTGATGTTCAGTAATTGGGGAAGGTAAAAATTTCTTCAACCTATTAGCTAAGACCTTAGAATAAATCTTATAAAAGACATTGCAAAGACTAATAGGGCGAAATTCAGACATATGTTCAGGATTAGCTATTTTAGGGATAAGAGTAATGAGTGTATGGTTAATGGGTTCGGGTGGGATACCTGAATTCAACCATGAGAGAATGGCTGAAGTAACATCATGCTGCATCGTCGCCCAAAAGTGTTGATAAAACAACGGAGGCATACCATTAGGACCCGGTGCTTTTAGAGGAGCCATTTGATTCAAGACTTCCTTCACTTCCACTTCTGTAAATTCTTTCATCAAGTCCGCATTCATCTCATCGGTCACCATGCATGGGATTTTCTCAAGAGAGTCAGCATCAAGAATCGGATTGGAGGTGGAAAAAAGATCTTTGTAGTAACTCTCCATCACGTGCCCTATTTCCTCTTGATCGGTCAACCAAGCTCCATTCCGGTCTCTTATTCCTCTGATCAAATTCTTTCTAAATCTCTTTGTAGCCTTACTGTGGAAGAAAGCTGTATTGTTGTCCCTTTTGCTTAACCACAACACCCTAGATCTTTGACACCACATCCTTGATTCCCGGTGTCAGTTATCTTGATTGAGAATTTGGTGGAGTGcgtttttatgttttaattactTCCCTTTATGTACTCTTTGAAagcttatttatttttggctcCAATAAACTTGTAAAGGAACTTggatgaataaaattttgaattggaaAATTTCCAATTATTGCTTAGGTGCTGATTCCTAAGTGTCTTTGCTTGGTGCTGATGCCAGGCAGCCCTTGGTGTTGATTCCTAGGGCTTTATCTCAATTTCCCCCGTTTATTCTTCATTTGATATTGTAtggcataaaaatatttttgccatCTAAAAATGTCCCCTCAAGATTGTTTATGCAtgcatttttggttttttctatttttggctTAACATATGGTTAATTCACAGCTTTTAATTGTGTACCACTACTTAATCATAGGCTGCCCCCCAAAGATAGAAATCATCTCAATGTTCTTGACGCCAAGTAATTCTCTTTCTGTGCAAAATTGCAACCTAGGAATATACAACAACAAAGTgttagtcccaaatttttttgaCTAAATTTTTGTAGTCACTTGTGTTCCACTGTAGTTCACCCCTTTCTCTATCTGGAGAAGGAATGTTATTTTGATCTCTCAAATTGGAATACACATCTATATAACAGCACATACCAAAAGGAAAcccaataaaatataaaattattcgCACTCATTTAAAAGAATTGGAACACAGCTACTCCTGGTCTTGGGTGCTCCTTCTGTATTGctttttagtaattttgctGATTGTAAAGATCAGCTTCTAGTGGAAAACATCTAGGAAACTGGCAATTGTCCATATCTTAGGGATAGGATACCTTATATCTTAAGCTAAGGGGCTCAAGGACTGAAGAGAAGAAACAGAAGTTTTGTGGTTTgctttgaattttcatgattaCTCTTGAACATGCTATGACCAATTTTTAATTGGAAATGAACATTAGACTTGTAAATTCTGTGGTGGGTTTGAAATTATGTTGGTGGATTGACTGATCTGCAGGTTTGATCTTTTCTTATTATTAAGATTTggtttaaaaagtatttttgaaATTCATTGATTGTTTTTGTTGTCACAATATTGACATGTGCTGATATAAAACAGTTATAGACATGTCTAATTGAGTAAAAGCATTGACTttgggttattattattattaagaaacCTTGGCATATCATGTGTAGGTGATGTTATTGCCCAATGTTGACATAGTATGCACTCGATTTTGTTATAACCAATGTGCTTTAAACGTTAATTTACTTTTGAATAAGCATTAAAGTAATAATTTAGAAGTTTAAACTACTTGTACataatggttttttttgttttgttctagGTTATGGTTGGTGGTGATCACTCAGGTCATTGTTGGGTGTTGGCTTTCTTGGCAAATGTTGACTGATGCATGATGCAGCTTGAAATAGAGGGTGGTCAGATCAGGCATTTACTGGTATGGTTATCTTGAAGAAGGGGAGCCAGTTcacatatttgaatttcaattttggTGACTTCACCGAAGCAAGCAGATCAGAGGATTATGCTATCTCAGAGAAGCCATCTTCTGGGAAAAGACTTCCTGAAATTCCATAAGTATTGGTGGATGCTAGGGCTGTTTTGCATGATCTTAGTGATGAAAAGCATGGCAACTAGGAAGTCAATACAATTTTGGAGGGCATCTTgcaggttttgggttttttaagaagttatgaattttgtaaatttttcctAGAATGGTTGAGATTCTTGCTCATGAGGCAGCTAGAGCTTCTTATGTTTTTCAGACAATACATTATTGTtcgtttgttgttgttgtaagaAGTAGAGCTTTTAAATGTGGAGCTTTAGTAGTAGAGCTTTTACGGTGTAgagttttaactaaaaatctATTTAGCATTTTGAGTGTTTAACAAATTACAGTgaatattgatttaaaattttggattttttagtGTTTCATTGTAAAAGGTCCAAATCTCATCTTTTGCCTTTAGTGTGTTTGGCACTGTTGCGTGAAGTAGAGCTTTAACTAAGTTTAGTAGTGTTTAGGATATAGAGTTTTAATTGAAAAGCTCTTTAATGTTTTAAGTGTTTGGAAAATTACAGTGAATAGTGCTTTAaagttttagatttataaagtataaactgtGGACCTGTTGAAGTCTTCACTAACTaagactttgtttgagtggtctcgtAATTGGGGTTTTGAGGTATTATGCATGGTACTTCTTtacttgattttcttaattcttttaACTGTTCCCATTAATCTGTTtgtatccctttttttttttctttttttgtgcagTGAGTTTACTATTGTAAACTCATTGTACTTTTCTTATCAATAAAGTTTTTactacctatca is a genomic window of Quercus lobata isolate SW786 chromosome 2, ValleyOak3.0 Primary Assembly, whole genome shotgun sequence containing:
- the LOC115975426 gene encoding protein WHAT'S THIS FACTOR 9, mitochondrial-like; translated protein: MQFIFRQKPHSQIQYQQQRRTLVVETPAKWVRDRGLDHAVEKEKHLKPLLNLKNLLVSEPSKSAPISIITQKRDSLQIPFRPIDFIRKYPSVFDEFLPGGVGVLPHVRLTGEALNLDAEQHLVYQSDTYKKQTADRLLKLLMISKTNKIPLSIIECLKWDLGLPHNYEKTIVPEFPDYFRVVGGRDEEDGVLELVCWSDELAVSVMEKKGSIAFPMQFSRGFEMDKKVKKWEDEWQKLPYISPYEDASHLLPKSDESDKWAVAVLHELLHILVPKRTERDNLLLLGDYLGLRSRFKRALLQHPGIFYISTKIGTYTVVLKEGYKRGLLVEDHPWMQMRNRYIHLMNMVKEGGKPAVSVPGGSNEKKKQTGIDEKERAEEDESGEEYEGALSDSSDAEVEDASDDEYDDDDDDDENESRRGVRKNVAENRGRKARKMNLDVKGPSRKSEYDDDDEDGNKSQRGVRRNVADNRGRKARQMNLDVRGAYRKSEYNDDEDGNKGQRGFRKNVADDRGRKAWKMNLDVRGLSRRSEYDDDEDGNKSQRGVRKNVADHRGRKDWKMNSDVKGSSRKYEIEREAGKRPRKTKEEVPSRTKMHDGNNALVSSRERSSVPKRRGRSLPDKRTST